In Mustela nigripes isolate SB6536 chromosome 2, MUSNIG.SB6536, whole genome shotgun sequence, a single window of DNA contains:
- the EPM2AIP1 gene encoding EPM2A-interacting protein 1, protein MWMTPKRSKMEVDESRVFRTEWTQRYLVVEPPEGEGALCLVCRRLVVATRERDVRRHYEAEHDYYERYVAEGERAALVERLRQGDLPVVVPLTPEERAARAGLGLARLLALKGRGWGEGDFVYQCMEVMLRDVLPEHVSLLDGIDLSPEVTRQRVLNINKNLRSQLFDRAKDFKAYSLALDDQAFVAYENYLLVFVRGVGQDLEVQEELLTIINLTRHFSVGALMAAILEALQTAGLSLQRMVGLTTTHTLRMIGENSGLVSYMREKAVSPNCWNVIHYSGFLHLELLSSYDVDVNQIINTISEWIVLIKTRGVRRPEFQALLTESESEHGERVNGRCLNNWLRRGKTLKLIFSLRKEIEAFLVSIGATTVHFTDKQWLCDFGFLVDIMDHLRELSELLRVSKVFAAAAFDHICTFEVKLNLLQRHIEEKNLTHFAAFREVVDELKQHLKEDQKIFDPDRYQVVICRLQKEFERHFKDLRFIKKDLELFANPFNFKPEYAPISVRVELTKLQANTNLWNEYRVKDLGQFYAGLSAESYPIIKGVACKVASLFDSNEICEKAFSYLTRNQHTLSQPLTDEHLHALFRIATTEIEPHWDDLVRGRNESNP, encoded by the coding sequence ATGTGGATGACGCCCAAGAGGAGCAAAATGGAAGTCGATGAATCTCGGGTTTTCCGGACCGAGTGGACCCAGCGTTACTTGGTGGTGGAGCCTCCGGAGGGCGAAGGGGCCCTGTGCCTGGTCTGTCGCCGCCTCGTCGTAGCAACCCGCGAACGCGACGTCAGGCGCCACTACGAGGCCGAACACGACTACTACGAGCGGTATGTGGCGGAGGGTGAGCGCGCGGCCCTAGTGGAGCGTCTGCGGCAGGGCGACTTGCCCGTGGTCGTCCCGCTCACTCCCGAGGAGAGAGCTGCTCGTGCAGGCCTCGGGCTCGCCCGCCTCTTGGCCTTGAAGGGTCGCGGCTGGGGTGAGGGGGACTTTGTGTACCAGTGCATGGAGGTGATGCTGAGGGATGTCCTGCCCGAACATGTAAGCCTTCTGGATGGCATTGATTTATCGCCAGAGGTCACGCGGCAGAGGGTCCTGAACATTAACAAGAATCTACGCAGTCAGCTCTTTGACAGAGCCAAGGACTTTAAAGCCTATTCCCTTGCCTTGGACGACCAGGCCTTTGTGGCCTATGAGAACTATCTCCTGGTCTTTGTCCGCGGCGTGGGCCAGGACTTGGAGGTGCAGGAAGAGCTTCTGACCATTATCAACCTGACTCGTCACTTCAGTGTTGGTGCCCTTATGGCGGCAATCCTTGAGGCCCTGCAAACAGCAGGGCTTAGCTTGCAGCGAATGGTTGGCCTAACCACGACCCACACTCTGAGGATGATTGGTGAGAACTCAGGGCTAGTGTCCTACATGAGGGAAAAGGCTGTAAGCCCCAACTGTTGGAATGTTATCCATTATTCAGGATTTCTGCACTTGGAACTTTTGAGCTCCTACGATGTAGACGTTAATCAGATCATAAATACTATATCAGAATGGATAGTTTTAATTAAGACCAGAGGCGTTAGGCGCCCGGAATTTCAGGCCTTACTAACCGAATCTGAATCAGAGCATGGCGAAAGGGTTAATGGACGATGTCTGAACAATTGGCTTAGAAGagggaaaactttaaaattaatattttccctGCGAAAAGAGATAGAAGCGTTCTTAGTTTCAATAGGGGCGACAACGGTCCATTTCACAGACAAGCaatggctgtgtgactttggcttCTTGGTGGATATTATGGACCACCTTCGAGAACTCAGTGAACTATTGAGAGTCAGTAAAGTCTTTGCTGCTGCTGCCTTTGACCATATCTGTACCTTTGAAGTGAAGCTGAATTTACTGCAGAGAcatattgaggaaaaaaatctaacacaCTTTGCTGCCTTCAGAGAAGTTGTTGATGAGCTTAAACAGCATCTTAAAGAAGATCAAAAAATATTTGACCCTGATAGGTATCAAGTGGTGATCTGTCGCCTACAGAAAGAATTTGAGAGACATTTCAAGGACCTCAGGTTCATTAAAAAGGACTTAGAACTTTTCGCAAATCCTTTTAACTTTAAACCTGAATATGCGCCTATTTCAGTAAGAGTGGAGCTAACAAAACTTCAGGCGAATACTAACCTTTGGAACGAATACAGAGTCAAAGACTTGGGTCAGTTCTATGCTGGATTGTCTGCTGAATCTTACCCAATTATCAAAGGGGTTGCCTGTAAGGTGGCATCCTTGTTTGATAGTAACGAAATCTGTGAAAAGGCTTTTTCATATTTGACTCGAAACCAACACACTTTGAGCCAGCCATTGACAGATGAGCATCTCCACGCCCTGTTTAGGATTGCCACAACTGAAATAGAGCCGCACTGGGATGACCTtgtgagaggaagaaatgaatccAATCCATAA